GCTACCAACTACTGCCGCCGGACCTGGTGGACCGCGACGAATTCGTCGCCTTCTGGAAGCCTGACGTGCACCCGAACTCGCGGAGGGCCGCAGAGAACAAGGCCAAGCGTCGGCTCCGGTTCGACGTCGACCTGGAATTCGGCCTGCAGTCCCGCACCGGCCGCACCCTCGAACTGACCGGCAGTGTCGTCGCCGAGGTCTACCTCGGGGCGGCGCACAAAGCCCCGATCCTCGGGCGCCGTGCCCTCGACAAGGCCGACCCCACCCAGCTCCCGCTGACCGACGTGTCCGATGCGGCACTGTCCCGCTGGGTGCGGGGCACCGTCGATCGGATCCGTACCCGTGGCGGCATCCACCACGACTGGCTGCGGCCCTACCTGGAGAAGAACGCCAGTCGCTACCACATCTGGGGTGGGCGGCCACGCGGCCAGGGCATGCCGGCCTTCCCGAAAGGACGCCCCGCCCCGGCGTTCCCGGCCCTCAAATCCGGAACCGGTGCTCTGCCAGAGGGCTTCGATCCGATCACCGCACCATCGTCCTGGTACGCGCAGTGGACGTCGCGATGCCTGGACGTCAGCCCCCACGACGGGACCTTCCTGGCCAAGGCGTTGTTCGCCGAACTCGTCGAACAGATGCTGCTGTCCACCGTGGCGACCGAGACTGGTTCCGTCGTCTACGGGCTGCCTGCGGCCACCGTCCAGGTCAGCGCTCCGACCTTGGATGCGCTCGAAGACGGGCGACACCTGCTGGTCTGCGACATCTGCCAAACCCCGACGCCGGGCAGCGCCACCACCGTCGACGAACTCGACGGCGCACCCTGCACGCTGATCCGCTGCCCAGGCCGACTGCACCGCAGCGCGAAAGCCGACAACTTCTACCGCAGGCTCTATGACTCCACACAGATGAAACGGGTCGTCGCACGGGAACACACCAGTCTGCTGCCGACCAAGACCCGGCTCGACTACGAGACCGCCTTCAAACGCGGGGGCACCGACCCGCAGGCACCCAACGTGCTCGTCGCGACCCCGACGTTGGAGATGGGCATCGACATCGGTGACCTGTCCACCGTCATGCTCGGGTCCCTGCCTCGCTCGGTGTCGTCCTACCTGCAGCGTGTTGGGCGCGCCGGCCGACTCACCGGAAACTCCCTGGTGCTGGCCTACGTTCGTGGCCGCGGCGAACATCTGCCCAAACTGTTCGAGCCGCTTTCGGTGATCCAAGGGGACGTGCGGCCACCGGCGACCTTCCTCAATGCCGAGGAGATCCTGCAACGCCAGTACATCGCGCACATCGTCGACCAGTTCGCCCGCGACCCTCAGGTGGTGGCGCCCAAGGACGCGCGATCGGTGCTCGGCGACAACGGCGCCGACGGCTGGCTGACCCAACTGATGGACACCGCCGCCACCGACGCCGACGCGCTGCTGGACCGCTTCCTGGCGCAATTCGGTTCCCATTTCAGCCCCGACGCCGTCGACGCGCTGCGGACCTGGGCGAGCACACCACCGCAGGGCGGACCCAGCGGCCTCACCCAGCGCCTGATGGCCGCGGCCCACCAGTGGCAACTCGACCTGAAGGAACTCACCGAACGGCTCGCGACCGTCGAGGCCGACCTTCCCGAATTCGAACGGCGGGCCACCTCACCCGCCGCCACCGACGACGACCGGCGCGCCTTCAAGATCGCCAAGGGCTCCCGCAAACTGCTGGGCGCCCAGATCACCTCGTTGACCCGCGACTACTGGATCTCGGTCCTCGAACGCTACGGGGTCCTCCCCAACTACACACTGCTTGACGATTCCGTCACTCTCGACGTCGGGGTCACCTGGATCGACCCGGACAGCAACGACTACATGGGCGAACAACTCAGTTATCAGCGTGGCTCCCGAGTAGCACTCACCGAGCTTGCCCCCGGCGCCACCTTCTACGCGCAAGGCCTCGCGGTCGCCATCGACGCTGTCGACCTGGGCGCCGGTGAATCCAACATCCACGCGTGGCAGGTCTGTCCACAATGCGGATGGGTGCACAGCGGACCATCTGCCGCGGTGACCGCGCCGGTGTCGAGCTGCCCGCGCTGCCACAGCACCGGCATTGCCGACGTGAGCCAGCACCTGGCTGTCGTCGAGATGACACGGGTCTCGGCCGAAGTGCGTCGAGATGAGGCCACCATCAGCGACCTCCGCGACAACCGCCAACAAGAACCGTTCACGGTGGTGACCGCCGCCGACATCGACCCCACCCAGGTCGGCCGCACATGGTTTCGTTCCACTTCTTCGTTCGGTGCGGAGTACCTGCGGCGCTTGGACATCCGCTGGCTCAACCTCGGAGCGCGAACATCCAAAGGTAAGACGCGGATGATCGCCGGGCAGGAGTCGACCAGCGGCCTGTTCCGGGTTTGCGCATCTTGCGGGCAACTCGATCGCGACGCCGGTCGCAACAGTCGCTACGAGCACCGTACCTGGTGCCGTCTGCGCGGTTCGGCCGCCGAGGATGTCCGCGACATCGCCTTGGCGCGACGGCTGCGTACCCAGGGCGTGCTGCTGCACTTGCCGGCGCAGATGGAATACGACACCTTCGCCCACCCCAGCCTGGCCGCTGCGATCCTGCTCGGTCTACGCGAGGTGATTGGCGGATCCCCCGAGCATCTCGACGTTGCCACCATCAGTGACGCGCTGTGGGCGCCTGACCGGCGTGCCCTGCTGATCCACGACACCGTCCCCGGGGGGACCGGTTATCTCGCCGAATTCGCCGACCACACAAAGGTTTTCGCGGTGCTCGCGGCGGCCCGCCAAATTCTGCGGGAGTGCCCGTGCCGGGACGAGGAGCGGCTGGCCTGCCACCGATGCCTGCTTCCGTTCGCCGCGCCGTATGAGTTGGACAAGGTGTCTCGGCTCACCGCGTTGAAGCTACTCGACGACATCCTGGACGTAGGGGCCCACGGCACGCCCGACCTCGATTCCTGGACCGCAGAGGTCGCCGAGCAGGCGCCGCCCAGCACGCCGCTCAGCGACGAGTCATTCCTGGAACGCGACTTCTACAGCTCGTTCATCGAACGGCTCAAGCTGATGGGTGCGGCCGTCGTGGAGAAGCCAGGCGTGTACGGTCCCTCGGCGACCATCACCTTGCAGGGCAGCAAGGCGCGCAAATGGTCACTGCGACCGCAGGTTTCGCTTGACTTCGTCAAGCCCGATTTCGTGTTGCAGACGGCCGACCCGGACATCCCGCGCATCGCGATCTTCGCCGACGGGCGCTCCTTCCACGCCGTTCCCGGCTGCAATCGCGTGGCCGACGACGCTGACAAACGCGCCGCATTGCGGGCTGCAGGTTATCTGGTGTGGTCCTTCGGTCACGAGGATCTGCAGCGCTTCAAATCCGGTGACTCGGTCGAGCCGACATGGCTCGACCAGAAGGCAACCAGCTTCGTCACCAGCCGGTTCCACGTTCAACCGGGTTTGGTTCGGCTGCAGGCCAAAGACCCTGTGTCGCAGCTGCTGGAGTTCATCGTCACCCCCGACATCGAGGCGTGGCGACACTTCAGCACCTGGATGCCGTACCTGTTCGTCCGCGGCGACAACCGGGTGAAGTCCGATTCCGGCGCAGTCACTGCTGCGGCGTTGGCGGCGCTGGACGGCACTGCGCCGTTCGACGCGGCCGGTTCCGACGTGTGCTGGGCGTATACCGACGGCGGCGTCACCATCGCCGCCGGGGTGCGCACGACTTCAGACCCACCGCGGGCAATGCTTGCCGTCGATGACCGTGACGAGCGGTTGGAAAGCCTGGACGGTAGAGCCTGGAAGGAATGGCTGCGGCTGTCGAACTGGCTGGCAATCTGCGACCCCGGCCGCGTGAGCGCCCGATCCTTGCTGGCATCCGCCACGGTAGCCGGGCCTGCGGCAGCCGAGGCGTCCGAGTTGCCCGAGGAATGGCAGCAGGTGTTCGACGAAGCGGTGTCGGACGCCGAACGCGATCTGATTCGTGCCCTTGCCGCGGCAGGGGCGACGGCACCCGAACTCGGCTACGAGACGACGGACGGTGTCGTACTCGACATGGCTTGGGCCGGTGGTCGAGTGGCAGTGGTGTTCGACCATGGCGATCCGGTGGACGGGTGGACGATGTGCTCGCCTGATGTCGACTCGATTGTCGAGGCGTTGAAATTGAACGGAGTGGTGTAGGTGGCGAATCTGGTCATTGCGTCGAACAGCAAGGGCATGTCCAAGCTGGACGGCTCGGTCAAGAACAAGGTGTACGACTTCTTCGAGAAGCTCGCCACCGACGACACCTCACCCAAGCTGCACATCGAGCCAATGAAAGGGGCCATCGATCCTCGTGTTCGCACTGGACGCGTCGACCTGTATTGGCGGGCAGTGCTGTTCCGCGTCGACGACAAGGACAGCGGACCGACGTACATCTACATGGGGACCTGGCCCCACGACGATGCCATCAAGCTTGCGGAACGGGCCACCCTGCGGGTCAATCCCATCAATGGCACCCTAGAGGGACTGATCGGAGAGTCGGCGTCCGCGGAGCCCGCGAAGGAACAGGCCATCGTGCCACCGGTGCCGGAAGCGGCGCTGTCCTACCTAGCCGGGGTCGGATACACGCTTGCCGAATTGGTCGACGGGTTGGGCATCAACCCGTTGCTCGCAGCCCAGGCGATGGAAGCACCCGACGAGTCGGCGCTGTTGGAGGTCGCGTCGGAAGGGCTCGAATGGGAGGGCAGCGCCCTACTTGAACTCGCCACCGGCACCGCGATTGAGACGATTCGCGAGAACCATGGGTTCGCCAAAGAGCCGGTGGACAAGTCACTCGATGAGGACCAGCAGATCATCGCCGCGCTGGAACGCCCAGCCTCGAAGATGCAGTTCGCGTACATCGAAGACAACGAAGAACTACGCCGAGTCATCGAAGGTGGCGATTTCGCCGCGTGGCGCACGTTCCTGCATCCCGAGCAACGTAAGTACGTCGAGTCGGATTTCTCAGGCGCCTTCCGCCTTTCGGGTGGGGCCGGGACCGGCAAGACTGTTGTCGCGATCCACCGGGCGCGAAGGCTCGCCCGGGCGAACCCAGATGCGCGCATCGTGCTGACGACGTACAACGCCACGCTCGCGCAGGGGCTCAAAGCCGACCTCAAGGCGCTGGACCCCGGCTTGCGTATCGCCGAGAAGCCAGGATACCCCGGCGTCTACGTCGGCGGCATCGATGCCCTCGGCAGAGACGTGCTGCACCGAGCCGGCGATGCCACGGCAGTTGCCGGCGAGCGGGTGTTCGGCCACGCCATCGAGTTCGGTTCCAAGCGAACGGCATCCGACGCGGTCTGGCGGGAGGTTGCTCAGTCCGTCGACTCCGGGCTCGACGCGAAACTCGCAACCCCCGCATTTCTGGAAACCGAATACGTGGCGGTGGTTCTGGCGAATCGCGTCACCACACTGGAACAGTACGCCAAGGTCGCGCGACCCGGCCGCGGCGTGCGACTCAGCCGCCCGCAACGCATCGCCGTCTGGAAGCTTGTCGACGCCTACCGCCGGCAGAGTCAAATGGACGAATCCATCAGCTTCCCGGAAGTCCTCGCACTCTCCGCCGAGGCGCTGCGCGTCCGTGCCGAGCGCGACGGCACCCACCTGGCCGACCACGTCCTCGTCGACGAGGCCCAGGATCTGCACGCCACCCACTGGGCGCTGTTGCGCGCACTGGTAGCCGAGGGCCCCAATGACCTGTTCATCGCCGAGGATTCGCACCAGCGGATCTACGGAAGCCCGGTGGTGTTGAGCCGTTTCGGGGTCAAGATCGTCGGCCGGTCCCGTCGGCTGACGCTGAACTACCGGACCACGGCGCAGAATCTCCACTTCGCGGTGAGTGTGCTCTCCGGTGCGGAGTACCGCGATCTGGAGCAGGGGGAGGAGTCGACCAGCGAGTATCGCTCCGCGCGGAACGGCCCTGCGCCGGAGATGATTCCGTGTTCTGACATGACCGCCGAGCTGGAGACCGTGGCGACGAAGGTCAAGGCCTGGTTGGCAGACGGCGATGTCGAGCCCGAGAGCATCGCTGTGCTCACCCGCAGCCAGGACGAGCGCGATCGTTTCGTCCGCGGGCTCGGAGAGCGCGGCGTCACTGTGCGTGCCGTCGACAAGAACGCTCCGACGCCGGGTCAGCCTCTCGTCATGACGATGCACCGCGCCAAGGGGATGGAGTTCTCCAGGGTCGTTCTTGCCGGGGCGGACGAAAAGCACGTTCCTTCGCCGGCCACTCTGCGCAACGTGCCTGACGAGGAGCGTGCGGAAGCGCTGCTGCGGGAGCGTTCGCTGCTGTACGTCGCGAGCAGCCGAGCGCGGGATGCATTGGTGGTGACGTGGAGTGGGAAGCAGAGTGGTCTGCTGGGACCAAGCCATGTCTGACAACTCGTGTCCATGGGCAGACGCCTACTATCTCTGATCGGCTCGACCTTCGCGAAGCTGTCATTGCGATCGCCACGTTGACTGCCACGAATTTTGTCGAGCCGTACGAGATCGACCCTGGTGATGCGCCCAAGACTGCGCTGAAGTCCATGGCGGTCAATCTCGGCCTCCAGCCCAACATTGGAGTCACCATCACGAAGGCGTTGACCGAAGTCGACGAGCTGCTCAACGGGACCGGCGGGATCCCATGGGGCCGCATCGGTATTGCTGCCGCAGGATTGGCTTTGATTGCCGCCGGCCCGATCGGTCTGGCCGCAGCGGCCCCTGCCTCAGCCTTCGTGGCCGCTGCGATCACGGGTGGGCCGGCGGCGCTTGGTCCTGGCGGCATGATGGGCGGGGTGGCCACAATAGGTGCTCTCGCGGCCAGCGGTGCAGGGGTCGTTGCCGGCGCTGCACTTGGTGGTTCAAACGCGGAAATTTTCGCGCTGAACGTCACTCAGCTGACGCTTCGTGTTGCTGCTGAATACGCCTTGAGGCTCATCGACGTCCGGTCTGATGCAGATATGTGGTCACAGTTGACCTCACTGGAAACACGGATCTCGGCGGAACTCAATTGCGTTCCCGCGTTCAGCGACTCCAAATCATCTCGTGTCCAACAACTTCGATCTGCCCAAGATGCCGTGATAAAGCTGCTCGGATTCGTTGGCGATAAGAAGATCGGTGGTGCAACCGCACTCGAGGCTTCGTCGGCCGGCAAATGACTGGGGCGGAGGTCTGGTGACCACCGCGAATCAGGGCCAAAACGACCTTAGAATGATTGATGAACTGTCAGAGGCATTAATCCAGCGTTGGATGTGGAAAAATCGCGGGACGCGATGATTGCGCCGGTGCGCTCCGAACGGAATGTGCGGTGCTGTAGAGGATACGAACTGCGGGGGTGTGACCAGTTGTCCGAGAATGACATCGACGAGCAAATGGATCTGGATGGACGTGCCAAGGTCGGCGCCTTCCTCGACACTGTCAAACCCAAGCAACCGAAGTCGATTTCAGTCAGAAAGTTCCTCGGTTTCTGGGGCTACCAGAAGCGTGGTGCATCCATCGTTCGGTTGATCAACCGTGAGTTGACCAGGCGAGGTTTGACGGCGTCACCTGACATCGCCCTGGCCGATTACTACGGCAGTATCGAAATCTCCTATCTAAGCGACCTTGCGGAGCATCCTGAGGTTGAGGTCGCCTGGTTCGTTTCATCGCTTCTGGATCCAGAGCGCGACCTGATATCGGTGGGCCCAGAAGCGTCATTGTCGACGGTGGAAACACTCATGGTCATGCATGACTTCTCGCAGATTCCGGTGATGAATGCGAGTCACCGGAAGCTTTATGGCTCAGTCACCTGGAAGTCGATCGCACGATGGAACGGTGACAAATCTCAGGCAACCGCTCGACAAGTCATGGAGAAAGATGGTCAGACAGCCCGGTCCAGCGACG
The sequence above is drawn from the Mycolicibacterium neoaurum VKM Ac-1815D genome and encodes:
- a CDS encoding 3'-5' exonuclease, producing MANLVIASNSKGMSKLDGSVKNKVYDFFEKLATDDTSPKLHIEPMKGAIDPRVRTGRVDLYWRAVLFRVDDKDSGPTYIYMGTWPHDDAIKLAERATLRVNPINGTLEGLIGESASAEPAKEQAIVPPVPEAALSYLAGVGYTLAELVDGLGINPLLAAQAMEAPDESALLEVASEGLEWEGSALLELATGTAIETIRENHGFAKEPVDKSLDEDQQIIAALERPASKMQFAYIEDNEELRRVIEGGDFAAWRTFLHPEQRKYVESDFSGAFRLSGGAGTGKTVVAIHRARRLARANPDARIVLTTYNATLAQGLKADLKALDPGLRIAEKPGYPGVYVGGIDALGRDVLHRAGDATAVAGERVFGHAIEFGSKRTASDAVWREVAQSVDSGLDAKLATPAFLETEYVAVVLANRVTTLEQYAKVARPGRGVRLSRPQRIAVWKLVDAYRRQSQMDESISFPEVLALSAEALRVRAERDGTHLADHVLVDEAQDLHATHWALLRALVAEGPNDLFIAEDSHQRIYGSPVVLSRFGVKIVGRSRRLTLNYRTTAQNLHFAVSVLSGAEYRDLEQGEESTSEYRSARNGPAPEMIPCSDMTAELETVATKVKAWLADGDVEPESIAVLTRSQDERDRFVRGLGERGVTVRAVDKNAPTPGQPLVMTMHRAKGMEFSRVVLAGADEKHVPSPATLRNVPDEERAEALLRERSLLYVASSRARDALVVTWSGKQSGLLGPSHV
- a CDS encoding DEAD/DEAH box helicase encodes the protein MGALLPTLQATHLREGLTHYLATTFALTDPDAQAALTDFIGDPDNGMFKGPYVRLRLPFAPAGDGWRDHLDWWPADFTPYGHQARAFERLSTQHQGRPQPTLVTTGTGSGKTEAFLYSILDHVLRAKKSGVTGMKALILYPMNALANDQAERLAKVLSEDPALAAVTAGLYTGEQSGGGRTRVSADGLITDRDLMHDSPPDILLTNYKMLDHMLLHPGRADIWRLSAESLQYLVLDEFHTYDGAQGTDVAMLLRRLGLTLKAHWTATSRVTDEDRARPLGKVTPVATSATLGSRAAPTAMLDFAHTVFGEPFGDDAVIEETRLTPDEWRRARLGSHDHAWRPIEPALPDALDRITDAAASATDNHAIAAAVFAELFERSTPSEFFGKPTQSELFETPGQSDLFQQSTHAGGPAVGSTLTIADILDQLKRHRFIQAVLEHTVDAVSLPDLAEKVFPAVPVDRDAARTRDIQIRFLEFVFAMLSHVRAETGRAALGVDVHLWIRELSRVDRAVRTAAEYRWSDDGTSVDDELYLPAVFCRHCGRSGWGARLAPTGNALDVTDEAIRADHAAGAARFRALISAPAEAQVPGGVHGLRWFHLDHRELLDTTPDPQSPDVVDGRVLPVLTLVGPEADEESKNDMCPACGAVDGIRFLGSAVATQLSVTLSNLFGNKHLDAAEKKALMFTDSVQDAAHRAGFVQARSHSLSLRTALRGALGDAELDLDELTRAVIDRAGNNPMLRYQLLPPDLVDRDEFVAFWKPDVHPNSRRAAENKAKRRLRFDVDLEFGLQSRTGRTLELTGSVVAEVYLGAAHKAPILGRRALDKADPTQLPLTDVSDAALSRWVRGTVDRIRTRGGIHHDWLRPYLEKNASRYHIWGGRPRGQGMPAFPKGRPAPAFPALKSGTGALPEGFDPITAPSSWYAQWTSRCLDVSPHDGTFLAKALFAELVEQMLLSTVATETGSVVYGLPAATVQVSAPTLDALEDGRHLLVCDICQTPTPGSATTVDELDGAPCTLIRCPGRLHRSAKADNFYRRLYDSTQMKRVVAREHTSLLPTKTRLDYETAFKRGGTDPQAPNVLVATPTLEMGIDIGDLSTVMLGSLPRSVSSYLQRVGRAGRLTGNSLVLAYVRGRGEHLPKLFEPLSVIQGDVRPPATFLNAEEILQRQYIAHIVDQFARDPQVVAPKDARSVLGDNGADGWLTQLMDTAATDADALLDRFLAQFGSHFSPDAVDALRTWASTPPQGGPSGLTQRLMAAAHQWQLDLKELTERLATVEADLPEFERRATSPAATDDDRRAFKIAKGSRKLLGAQITSLTRDYWISVLERYGVLPNYTLLDDSVTLDVGVTWIDPDSNDYMGEQLSYQRGSRVALTELAPGATFYAQGLAVAIDAVDLGAGESNIHAWQVCPQCGWVHSGPSAAVTAPVSSCPRCHSTGIADVSQHLAVVEMTRVSAEVRRDEATISDLRDNRQQEPFTVVTAADIDPTQVGRTWFRSTSSFGAEYLRRLDIRWLNLGARTSKGKTRMIAGQESTSGLFRVCASCGQLDRDAGRNSRYEHRTWCRLRGSAAEDVRDIALARRLRTQGVLLHLPAQMEYDTFAHPSLAAAILLGLREVIGGSPEHLDVATISDALWAPDRRALLIHDTVPGGTGYLAEFADHTKVFAVLAAARQILRECPCRDEERLACHRCLLPFAAPYELDKVSRLTALKLLDDILDVGAHGTPDLDSWTAEVAEQAPPSTPLSDESFLERDFYSSFIERLKLMGAAVVEKPGVYGPSATITLQGSKARKWSLRPQVSLDFVKPDFVLQTADPDIPRIAIFADGRSFHAVPGCNRVADDADKRAALRAAGYLVWSFGHEDLQRFKSGDSVEPTWLDQKATSFVTSRFHVQPGLVRLQAKDPVSQLLEFIVTPDIEAWRHFSTWMPYLFVRGDNRVKSDSGAVTAAALAALDGTAPFDAAGSDVCWAYTDGGVTIAAGVRTTSDPPRAMLAVDDRDERLESLDGRAWKEWLRLSNWLAICDPGRVSARSLLASATVAGPAAAEASELPEEWQQVFDEAVSDAERDLIRALAAAGATAPELGYETTDGVVLDMAWAGGRVAVVFDHGDPVDGWTMCSPDVDSIVEALKLNGVV
- a CDS encoding CBS domain-containing protein, whose product is MSENDIDEQMDLDGRAKVGAFLDTVKPKQPKSISVRKFLGFWGYQKRGASIVRLINRELTRRGLTASPDIALADYYGSIEISYLSDLAEHPEVEVAWFVSSLLDPERDLISVGPEASLSTVETLMVMHDFSQIPVMNASHRKLYGSVTWKSIARWNGDKSQATARQVMEKDGQTARSSDGLLLHINRIIENDFLYIEDPTGVYVGILTATDLAEGFHATAGSFIKIGEIENRLRALVSQLPLSAIQTAAESTHATRLIETAADLSFGQYVAVLGKDDNWNQLALPFDRKTVVENLREVNAVRNDVMHFRPTDLDSQDVEAIDKCLNWLRLVDKC